From one Eleginops maclovinus isolate JMC-PN-2008 ecotype Puerto Natales chromosome 7, JC_Emac_rtc_rv5, whole genome shotgun sequence genomic stretch:
- the cldn10l2 gene encoding claudin 10-like 2 — protein MKKRLIQVLGFLMSSLGWVFVLCSMAMDYWRIAQIGGQGGSFIIKVAWYWSNLWKDCFTDSTAVTNCRDFPVLWSVTAYIQGVRGLLMCGLTLGFFAIVLCFLGMECTFIGGADKTKDKLLLAGAVFHVAGSVSDLSAYCLYINRIARTTFAAIVEPGVLRYDLGPPIFLGLVGCFLIFLGAVFYAVTVYRVICSESQVYAYGGGTYMAPRSRGRTLYTGYYKPPMQYESYMGSRLYNSSRISKLSKTTPTKISERDAFV, from the exons ATGAAAAAACGACTGATCCAAGTGCTTGGCTTCTTGATGTCATCACTGGGATGGGTGTTTGTTCTGTGCTCCATGGCCATGGACTACTGGAGAATCGCCCAAATAGGAGGACAAGGAGGCTCCTTTATCATCAAAGTGGCTTGGTACTGGTCCAACCTGTGGAAGGATTGTTTCACAGACTCCACAGCTGTCACCAACTGTAGAGACTTCCCCGTGCTCTGGAGTGTCACTG CTTATATCCAGGGAGTGAGAGGATTGCTAATGTGCGGGTTAACTCTTGGGTTCTTCGCAATAGTACTTTGCTTTCTTGGTATGGAGTGCACTTTTATTGGTGGAGCTGATAAAACCAAGGACAAACTTCTTCTTGCTGGAGCAGTGTTTCATGTGGCTGGCA GTGTGTCAGATCTTTCTGCCTACTGCTTATACATAAACAGGATTGCAAGAACAACCTTTGCTGCCATTGTTGAGCCAGGAGTCTTACG GTATGACCTAGGACCTCCCATATTTCTAGGATTGGTgggatgttttttaatttttttaggGGCTGTGTTTTACGCTGTTACAGTCTACCGAGTAATTTGCTCTGAAag TCAAGTATACGCATATGGAGGAGGAACATACATGGCCCCTCGCTCCAGAGGAAGAACCCTGTACACCGGATACTACAAACCACCCATGCAGTATGAATCTTATATGGGCTCACGACTGTACAACAGCTCCAGAATCTCTAAGCTGTCAAAGACAACACCCACAAAAATCTCAGAAAGAGATGCATTTGTATAG
- the LOC134867709 gene encoding claudin-10-like, protein MSYRTVMMYVEIGCFIVCVFGWILVCSTMPTEIWTWSEVDSIVLTTSNYFSNLWKDCISDSTGVSDCKGIPSMLALNWDIHMCRALIIICIILAFFGSVLVLVGMKCTKVGGSELVNARVTFAGGMNYLIGGLCSMIAFSYYGNKIRAEFQDPNYKAQKFEIGVGVFIGWGGSTLLVVGGLIYSIFAGREGFHSSSKRHPDYRSPEVYRVVPSKKSIASMATTVTSEGRKSRTSSGSRGSSISGITSTTKTSATNAYV, encoded by the exons ATGAGTTACAGGACAGTGATGATGTACGTTGAGATTGGCTGCTTTATTGTCTGTGTATTTGGATGGATCCTGGTGTGCTCCACCATGCCCACAGAGATCTGGACATGGTCTGAGGTAGACAGCATAGTCTTGACCACTTCAAACTACTTCTCCAACCTATGGAAGGATTGTATATCTGATTCAACTGGAGTTTCTGACTGCAAAGGAATTCCATCAATGCTTGCACTAAATT GGGACATACATATGTGCCGTGCTCTCATCATCATATGCATTATCCTGGCTTTCTTTGGATCAGTTCTGGTCCTAGTGGGAATGAAGTGCACTAAAGTTGGGGGATCAGAACTTGTTAATGCAAGAGTAACCTTTGCTGGTGGGATGAACTACCTTATTGGAG GTCTGTGTTCAATGATCGCTTTCTCTTATTATGGAAACAAAATCAGAGCAGAATTTCAGGACCCAAACTACAAAGCTCAGAA GTTTGAAATAGGTGTTGGTGTCTTTATTGGCTGGGGAGGCTCCACTTTACTTGTTGTTGGAGGCCTTATTTACAGTATCTTTGCAGGGCGGGAAGGGTTCCACTCAAG TTCTAAAAGACACCCTGACTACCGGTCCCCTGAGGTCTACAGAGTTGTTCCATCAAAAAAAAGTATTGCGTCTATGGCAACTACAGTGACAAGTGAGGGAAGAAAATCAAGGACCAGCAGTGGCAGTAGAGGGAGCAGCATTTCTGGGATCACTTCTACCACTAAGACATCAGCCACAAATGCATATGTGTGA